The genomic region ACGACCAATTTACGCAGGTAATGCCATTGAAACTGTGCGTGCAAATGACCGCCAAAAGATTATAACAGTGCGTACAGCCTCTTTCACTCCAACTCTTCAAGGAAATTTAGCTCCCATTAAAACAATAACACCAGCTCCTAACCCAAACCTTTCTTCTTTCGTAACAGAAGAGGCTAACAAAAGTGATCGCCCTAACCTTACATCAGCGCAAATTATTGTAGCAGGTGGACGTGGATTTGGCTCACAAGAGAAATTTATGGAACTACTTCTACCGCTCGCAAACAAACTAGGAGCTGCAGTGGGTGCTAGCCGTGCAGCAGTTGATGCAGGTTATGCTCCAAATGATTGGCAAATTGGACAAACAGGAAAAATCGTTGCTCCTCAACTCTATATTGCTATAGGCATCTCTGGTGCCATTCAGCATCTAGCAGGAATAATGGATGCACAAATCATTGTGGCTATTAATAAAGACGAAGAAGCCCCTATCATGCATATTGCTGATTACGCCCTCGTAGGTGATCTTCACCATATCATTCCTGAGTTAGAGAAAGCTTTATTATGAATGTACCTACACATCACCAACGTGAAAGTATGGAATTTGATGTAGTAATTGTAGGAGCAGGACCTGCAGGCCTTTCTGCCGCAATTCGTTTGAAACAAAACAACCCCAAGCTTTCTATTGTAATTCTCGAAAAAAGCTCAGAAATCGGTGCTCACATTCTATCAGGTGCAGTGGTTGATCCTATCGGCATAAATACACTTTTACCAGAATGGCAAAATGAACAAAATCATCCTTTCAAAACACCTGTCACTAGCGATCAATTTTTTCTACTGAAGCCAACAAGCACTAAAGTATTACCTAATATTTTTCTCCCAAAAATCTTATCAAATGATGGTTGTTATATCGTTTCACTGGGGAATGTTTGCCGTTGGTTAAGTAAAAAAGCCGAAGCGCTTGGCGTTGAAATTTATCCCGGATTTGCCATATCTCAGGTCCTTTATAATGATAAAGGAGCTGTTATTGGTGTTCTCACAGGTGATATGGGTATTGAAAAAGAAGGAACACCTGGAAAAAATTATATTCCTGGCATGGCTTTACTAGCAAAATATACCCTCATTGCTGAAGGAGCGCGTGGCTCAATTGCTAAACAACTTATACAAAAATTCGATCTTAGCAAGGACCGTGAACCACAAAAATTTGGTCTTGGTCT from Bartonella schoenbuchensis R1 harbors:
- a CDS encoding electron transfer flavoprotein subunit alpha/FixB family protein; this translates as MAILLLAEHNNHSLSEETAKALTAAHLIGDDVDILVCGTKVQAIAENSAQLAGVRQVLVAEADYLAHQLAEPVAATIIELANNYDVIMAASTSIGKSVMPRVAAFLDLMQISDIIAVVSPDTFKRPIYAGNAIETVRANDRQKIITVRTASFTPTLQGNLAPIKTITPAPNPNLSSFVTEEANKSDRPNLTSAQIIVAGGRGFGSQEKFMELLLPLANKLGAAVGASRAAVDAGYAPNDWQIGQTGKIVAPQLYIAIGISGAIQHLAGIMDAQIIVAINKDEEAPIMHIADYALVGDLHHIIPELEKALL